A single region of the Arthrobacter sp. V1I7 genome encodes:
- a CDS encoding fumarylacetoacetate hydrolase family protein produces the protein MEQVNEDTLAAARKVIAVHINYPSRAAQRGRTPEQPSYFLKPSSSLSLSGSTVERPVGCELLGYEGEIALIIGKPARRVGIEDAWSHVEWVTASNDLGVYDLRYADKGSNLRSKGGDGFTPIGPGLIAADAADPAKLRIRTWHNGELVQDDTTEDLLFPFARLVADLSQLLTLEEGDIILTGTPAGASIATPGDVVEVEVSTADGNLATGRLTTTVQEGTTPFADFGAGPKTDDLQREEAYGSREAAGLAAVGPVLSPELKAKLESVCTATLSSQLRKRGLNNVSIDGLTSTRPEKRIVGRARTLRYVPNREDLFKTHGGGFNAQKQAIDSVNEGEILVMEARGEKGTGTIGDILALRAQVRGAAAIITDGGVRDFSAVAAMEMPTYYSNPHPAVLGRRHIPWDTDITIACGGTTVQPGDIIVADSDGILVIPPALAEELADDSIAQEREETFIAEMVAQGHSVDGLYPLNPKWRARYEEWEAGTK, from the coding sequence TTGGAGCAGGTCAACGAGGACACCCTGGCAGCGGCACGCAAGGTGATCGCGGTGCACATCAACTACCCCAGCCGGGCAGCGCAACGGGGTCGCACTCCCGAGCAGCCGTCCTACTTCCTCAAGCCTTCATCGTCACTGTCCCTGAGCGGCAGCACGGTGGAACGCCCCGTGGGCTGCGAACTCCTCGGTTACGAGGGCGAGATCGCGCTGATCATCGGCAAGCCCGCCCGCCGCGTGGGCATCGAGGACGCCTGGAGCCACGTCGAATGGGTCACCGCCAGCAACGACCTCGGCGTCTACGACCTCCGCTACGCGGACAAGGGCTCCAACCTCCGGTCCAAGGGCGGCGACGGCTTCACCCCGATCGGCCCGGGACTGATCGCCGCGGATGCCGCGGACCCCGCCAAACTTCGGATCCGCACCTGGCACAACGGGGAACTGGTCCAGGACGACACGACAGAAGATTTGCTCTTTCCGTTCGCCCGCCTGGTTGCAGACCTGTCCCAGCTGCTCACCCTCGAAGAGGGCGACATCATCCTGACCGGCACCCCGGCCGGCGCCTCCATCGCGACACCGGGCGACGTCGTCGAGGTGGAAGTCAGCACCGCCGACGGTAATTTGGCCACCGGCCGTCTCACCACCACGGTGCAGGAAGGCACGACGCCGTTCGCTGACTTTGGTGCCGGCCCGAAGACCGATGACCTGCAGCGGGAGGAAGCCTACGGTTCCCGTGAAGCGGCGGGGCTCGCCGCCGTCGGGCCTGTCCTCTCACCGGAGTTGAAGGCGAAACTGGAAAGCGTCTGCACCGCCACGCTGTCCTCCCAGCTGCGCAAGCGCGGCCTCAACAACGTCAGCATCGACGGTCTCACCTCCACCCGCCCGGAAAAGCGGATCGTGGGCCGGGCCCGGACCCTGCGCTATGTGCCCAACCGGGAGGACCTCTTCAAGACGCACGGCGGCGGCTTCAACGCCCAGAAGCAGGCCATCGATTCCGTCAATGAGGGCGAAATCCTGGTCATGGAAGCCCGCGGCGAAAAGGGCACCGGCACCATCGGCGACATCCTGGCCCTGCGCGCCCAGGTCCGGGGTGCAGCGGCGATCATCACCGACGGCGGCGTCCGGGACTTCTCCGCCGTGGCCGCGATGGAGATGCCCACGTACTATTCCAACCCCCACCCCGCCGTGCTGGGCCGCCGGCACATCCCGTGGGACACGGACATCACCATCGCCTGCGGCGGCACCACCGTGCAGCCCGGTGACATCATCGTGGCGGACTCGGACGGCATCCTGGTGATCCCGCCGGCCCTTGCCGAAGAGCTCGCCGACGATTCCATCGCCCAGGAACGCGAGGAAACGTTCATCGCCGAAATGGTGGCGCAGGGCCACAGCGTGGACGGGCTCTACCCGCTGAACCCCAAGTGGCGCGCCCGCTATGAGGAATGGGAAGCAGGCACCAAATGA